A region of Lycium barbarum isolate Lr01 chromosome 1, ASM1917538v2, whole genome shotgun sequence DNA encodes the following proteins:
- the LOC132616559 gene encoding transcription factor bHLH18-like, translating to MENARFNNNIDGEEAPFEFKNLLSEMFTSFPNQNPSSSSLLEIPKSTALSSPSSTSTNSSSSSQNIISFGSLDSNFLEDEDYDKTSSIYSSISVTKRICRTPLQSQDHLLAERKGRERFSQLFAVLAKTIPGLKKLDKASILEDAIKYIGELQERVRGLEEGAAGTNRNRNSIGTAQKQYSLATTSHDDNSFLTKNVDESKPGINDIKVQIMDKNVLIGIHCSKQMRSSFSIIAGIMEKLHLTIHHIRVTPTSHTSLHYISILAEIDQNVDTKVQDVETAFELALLSTANMTDQADEVRRTL from the exons ATGGAAAATGCAAGGTTCAATAATAACATAGATGGTGAAGAAGCACCATTTGAATTTAAGAATTTACTCTCTGAAATGTTCACATCTTTCCCTAATCAAAATCCAAGCAGTTCTTCATTACTGGAAATTCCCAAAAGTACTGCTTTGTCTTCTCCTTCTTCTACTTCAActaattcttcttcttcatcacagAATATTATTTCTTTTGGAAGTCTAGACTCTAATTTTCTAGAGGATGAAGATTATGACAAAACCAGCAGCATATATTCATCAATATCAGTGACTAAGAGGATATGTAGAACTCCTTTGCAATCTCAAGATCATCTTTTGGCTGAAAGGAAAGGCAGAGAAAGGTTTTCCCAACTTTTTGCTGTCTTGGCCAAAACTATACCTGGCCTCAAGAAG TTGGACAAAGCTTCAATTCTTGAAGATGCTATCAAGTACATAGGAGAACTTCAAGAACGTGTTAGGGGTTTAGAGGAAGGTGCAGCTGGGACAAACAGAAACAGAAATTCAATTGGCACAGCACAAAAACAATATTCTTTGGCAACTACATCACATGATGACAACTCTTTTCTCACTAAGAATGTTGATGAATCCAAACCTGGGATTAATGATATAAAGGTTCAAATTATGGACAAGAACGTACTCATAGGAATCCATTGCAGCAAGCAAATGAGGAGTAGCTTCTCAATAATTGCTGGAATAATGGAGAAGCTACATCTTACTATTCACCACATTAGAGTTACCCCAACCAGTCATACTTCTCTTCATTATATCTCCATTCTTGCCGAG ATAGATCAGAATGTTGATACTAAAGTGCAGGATGTTGAAACGGCATTCGAGTTAGCTCTTCTAAGTACAGCAAATATGACAGACCAGGCAGACGAAGTTAGAAGAACCCTTTGA